The DNA sequence gtattcttgccatatatatctgttgatttagttgataatacctatgctagagaataacagtaatttgcatatacccttagtatagggacccaaaggtgaaaatattttctaaaaccgggagtcgaggatcccgagtagattttatatatatatatatatatatatatatatggttatagttttcaaaactattaatcgaataaggtttattcgataactttattttattattgaatattatatcgaatattcatccgaggacttatgactcctttatattatttattgaatattatttcgaatattcatccgaggacttatgactcctttatattatttattgaatattatttcgaatatttattcgagggcttatgactcagtttatattatttaatgattattaattggatattcatttgaggatgtaggactcctttattttatttaatgaatattagttataatattcattcgaggtattatgactccgcttattacttaataatattctttattttattaaagaataatgtgtcgaaaatcaaacttattttttattattcaaataagatattactttcgtataagtatatctttgattatttactatccatttcaagtaaattttccaacttctacctcaagtattctttatgagaatattatttaaataataatattcagatatttctttttattgagactgatttactttattaaatcagcattattccaaacactctttaaagtgttttcgagtctttaaaatgattttttttaaaaagttagagcggatcccaaaactcatttttatatttaagatcttcctttttaaaggggattcaaatactcgctcaaaacctgggggatccagctctgtggtctgttttacattcgcaacatggttgcagttttgagaaaataagtgaattgattacttacccaacgttcgggaagtaagcccatctaattgagtcggcataagcgacaggccggggtacggtctatcaaagtgtaagtggctgggtggcagtccatcaacgcgtaagaggccgggtggcggtccagcataaggtcctaatacgaccagggtgatgaccggtgggggattcatccatctactagtagaaaaggttacttattggtatctttgtctaatcagcaagatatcgggtttatgccaaaattcttttctttccaaatttattgaatattgcaactctgttcatactttacatgacagaggttttcaggaaatgtatgggagatatatatgaatatatttatatatcgggacttgatgaagtatctcgtaacttcattatttataatgatattcaaagattgaatctattcaaatcttgtcttgtagtctcatctatgtgatgaacttttgaaactgattataacttgaacggtggtaattcaagtagtatttgggaaagatataagtatattggggtatcttgtaacttcatcttttaaacttatatctagttaataattgtcttatgaatgacaaagattttcagaaaagcgttgagataaggttagatatatgagatcaccttgcaacgatagttttatacagttataaactggaactttgtgtatattatgcatggaagaggacttccaagattttgaaaagtatatatgtatatatactgaatattttgcgacttcatcgcattaagatatcaaacttggttcatttcttttgaccaagactttcatgagtactatgagaaggctcatatattgttaatcattatacatattattttggtgggcttgttgcccacccttgctttcttctttcatcacacaacatcagatagacaagatgaacatgaccaagctcccgattcgcaagcggttaaaaaacgttctgcagtcttctggaagcgttgatatCGTTGTAGCTGATgaaggaactaccaataggctaggctttcaacttctgatgtaccagattatgtatatttatgaattgtaataatggcaaagaaatgtaaatttattcagaaaaccttttagggtgtattggcagataattgtagaataaaatgacttgtgattatttttggatgttcatctctgagactataacttgtggtgtgtgtgtttattgtggggtcacagtacagagtagttgattgtttaataagattgggtgttgttaagggaaatggaactcgtgacaacccggatccctgaccctggatttgggggtgttacactcgCGGATCGTCGGGTCTGCGGGAACACATAATTTCCCACCCAACCATATCACAACCTCATCATCAACACGAAAATGTGTTTGCTTTCCGCCTGCCACCTTCCTACTCAGAGCGTCTGCAACTACATTTGCCTTTCCTGGATGATACTGAATATTAGCATCATGATCATTAAGAAGTTCAAGCCACGTTCgctgcctcatattaagctccttttgagtaaaaatgtatttGAGATTCATGTGATCAGTgaagatgtcacaagtctctctatacgaataatgcctccaaatcttcaaagcaaagaccactgctgctaactccaagtcatgggtaggatagTTTACCTCATAGGGTTTGATCCGTCTAGAGGTGTAAGAAATCACCTTCACATGCTGTATAAGGACACACCCCAATCCTTTCTTAGAAACATCACTATAAACCTGAAAACCTCTACTCCCTGATGAAAACACAAGTATTGGAGCAGACACCAAcctcttcttcaactcttgaaagctcttctcacGATCATCATTCCACTCAAACTTAGTGTCCTTCCTCATGAGCTGAGTCAATGGCAAAGCAATGGAAGAGAAACCTTCCATAAAGAGCCTATAATAACCTGCTAAACCCAAGAAACTCTTCACCTCTGTGGCATTTCTAGGTCTTGGCCCATTAGTCATAGCCTTGACTTTCGCAGGATCCAATTCAATGCCTCTACCAGATACAATATGCCCCAAGAATGCCACCTCCTCCgaccagaattcacacttggaaaatttcgcAAACAACTTCTTCTCCCTTAAAATTTCAAGTAAGGTACGTAAATGTTCCTCATGCACCTCTCTGCTCCTAGAGTATATCAatatatcatcgatgaagactaccaaaaatttatccagataatcatgaaaggcctgattcatcaaatccataaataccgcttgtacattcgtcaacccaaaggacatcacgagaaactcataatgaccataacgagTATGAAATGCAGTGTTCGGAATATTCTCTTCTCTTACTCGTAACTGATGGTAAccagatctcaaatctatcttagAAAAGTACTTCGCCCCTTGTAACTGATCAAACGTCATCAATGCATGGCAAAGGATACCTATTTCTGACaatcaccttattcaactccctatagtcaatgcacaatctcatggaACCATcattcttctttacaaacaacacagGAGCGCTCCAGAGAGACACACTTGGCCTGATAAATCTCCTATCCAATAACTCTTGCAACTGCTCCTTCAATTCCTGTAACTCAAGTGGTGTCATCCGGTAAGGTGCCTTAGAAATTGGCTCGACACCTGGTACAAGTTCGATAGTAAACTCCACCTCTCTATGTGGTGGCAAACCTGGTAGCTCATCGGGGAACACATCTTCATACTCCCTCACAACTGGATAATCCTCGATGCGAGGTTCGTCCTTTGATGTACCCTTCACGAAAGTAAGGTAGCCATCACAACCCTTGGATAAAAGTTTCTCGCCTTTAGAGCATAAATTAATTTAACCTCCCCTTCCGGCTGAGACCCTTGATATACAAATTCTCGTTTATCTGCATCCCTAAAGATCACCCTCTTTCCTTGACAATCAATTGTGGCACGATGTTCACTCAACCAATCCATGCCCAAGATAATATCAAAGTCATGCATCTCCATCGGAAGCAAGTTAACCTTATAATTTCTATCTCCAACAATAATCGGACACTCTTTATATACATCAGATATAATAACAGAATTCCCCATCGGGGTAGCAATAGACATATGAAGATATAATAATGTAGGTGCAATGCCAAGATGACGAACAAATGATAAAGACACAACAGAATGGGTCGAACcagtatcaaataacacataaaGCATCACGTCTACCAACAAGAAGTGTTTTTGAAACAGTACTTGAATTAGATACGGCCTGATTTGCTGTCAATGCAAACACTCTGGCTGTAGGATTCTGCTGACTGCCACTGCCACTACCACCGCCAGCTCCTCCTCCACCAGTGTTGCGTGACACTGTACAATCCTTTGCCCTATGGGACATGCTAACACACAAGAAACACGCGCAAGTCTGTCTGTAACAAGCTCTACCTGGATGATGTCCACCACATGTAGCACAAGGAGCCACTGGAATCATATTGGGGTTTCCCCCATACACTAAGTTACGGCTCTGCCCATATTGACGATTCCGCCACTGCCTAGGCTGCTACTGTCACTGAAACTACTGATTTTGATTATGACCAACATACTAATTCCGACCATGAAATGACTGACCACCCCCGTTCTGACTCTATTCGTGCCACTGTCCCTGCTGACCACTGTGACCTCCATACCACTGTCTACCATGTGCAAAACCCTGATCATCCATAGTCCTCTTACTACCGATGTTAGACCTGGAAGTCCTAAAATCTATGCGCTCCTTCTCAACATCCTCTGCTGCATCAGCCACCTCTTCCatattatcaaatttaaaagaaattatggaaCCCCTCAAATAAGACTTCAACCCTCATTTAAATTTATCAGCCTGCTGTGCAGTAGTCCCTGCAACTGTCCCAGCAAATCCAGCCAACCTTATAAACCTCGCCATATAATCAGTAATGCTCTCATCATGGTGCTGCACAATAGAATGACATCCCTCAAATAAGCCTCCCTATCAGCATTAGAGAAGTACTGCTCATAAAACACCTCCTTGAATCCCTGCCATTCCAAAGCCTCTGCATACTGCTCCCCTATAGTAGCTTTCACTCCTCTCCACCACCTCTGAGCATCCCCTTCCAACTTATACACAGCTAACCTgaccttctgaatctcatcacaacccagtgcatcaaaaatcttctcgagatgaacaatccaattttcagcaTCAATAGGAGTCGGTGCTGAACTAAAGGAGTCTGATTTCTGCTTCACAAACCTCTCCAACCATACAAATGGTTCCAAATGATGGCCCTAACCATTCTGATTCTGATTACCATTTCCATTTTGATTTACTTGTCCTTTCTGATTTCCctcgccattctgatttccttgtccATTTTTATTTCCCTCGCCATTCTGATTTTCTTGGTTTGCCAAGGCCTGCTGTACAGCCTGAGCCACTTCTTGCCCTATCATCTCAATAAGCTGAGCGGGGTCAATGTGAAAATGATCACGTCTAGGAGGCATCTATAATATAAGATAACGAACGAATGAAGATTACGAGAATAAATATGAGGAATCAGTTACAAACAAATTTTGAAAAGATGAAGCGGAATGAAATGATAAAGAGTAGAATGAAACGAAATTAAATAGAACACCCttcctatcgtctacccaaactcacaggttaacctaagtaggttttctacaagaaagaacctaagctctgatgccatcTCTATAACACCCCTTTCTTAAAATAGAAGGGtgatattacttaaaatccaaaaacctgcaaacagagcgcTAACATATTtcctaaataaaaattaaacagTCTAAAGATCTCCAAAGTAATAAATTAAATCTCTGAACATTtcaaaccaataatataaattccaaaatctctaataaataattaagtctacATAATAATAGAAGTCTGAAATTCTAAGAACGAAATAAAGGGAAactctccatcacacagtcccagaCCCCCTAAGCACCTGCCGGAAAAAGAATACGACATGAGCCAAATGCGCAGTACAGATTTGGAGTACAGTTTATAAATCAAGAGATCAGAAGTAAATAATCAtgcaatttataataaaacaacaaatttaaaaataagtaaggctgaagcaaCGAGTGCTTAAcatatttcataccgagatcagaacagatacaaatacacacatcatagggtacctaattTGTGCAACATAATGGATAAAATGTACGGCATATACGACGTCACCATAATCAAATCATAAATCAAACTCTGagtgcacccacgtatcctgaacaaatatcaaatacGCAAAAGTTTTTCAtaagagctaacagaaggatacgctGTGACCtatcacactgtcacggaagtgtcatgtcactggtgccgcaatgacatggctgtagtacccctacagctgattaactcggtataccctatatcGCTATAAGggtcaaataaaaatattcacGCGAAATTTTAAAATCACCTAAGACAAATATTTCAGATTTCCAAAACATATTGtgtcataaatattttttaaaaaccTCATAAACAGATATctaatattttcaaaattaatttttaaaataattttcagaaattaaaacggTCAAAGCAAATATTAACGGAATGTACAAAGAGTAGAACGAAatgaatcaaataaatataatggACAAGCGGAGTAGCGCTAAATAAAAAGGGGACAAAATTCGTAACTTGAAAATGCAAACTCTAACACTAATGGAATCCACAACCACAACACAAAATTCCTGGCCCACGATCTAAAtacaaaattttaatttattattttatgtattttatatagtaatttattaattaatcattaTTACTTGTAAATTATTTACATAGTTTTTAACCCAATTAGGACACAACTACTCATTATTACGACCACAGGTTTAATGCTTGCTAATTAAACATGTTGATCAAATAAGTCTGAATGTACATACTAATCTAGAGGTTGGTGATCTTGCTAATAAAAtactaaaaataataataataaacatgACTATGCATACGAAAGTCATGTCCTTGCATAAGTCAAACAAAAGTAAAGTAATAAACAAATATTTAAGTAAATAACTTCTCAGTTTGGCTAAACATATACATCTCACGGACACAAATTTATACTTTAATATATAACAAGCTTACATAGTTTAACCACTTAAAATAcatttataatttaatatattataatacAAGTAATCGAACATTTCATAAATCACATAATTACAAGTCATTCATATAAAGACTAAACAAAGATTATATCTAATTACaaactaaattaatttatcaaTATATTTAACACACGACATCAACAGTTATACAGGATAAATTACAGAGGTCTCTAAACTGATACACCCAAAAGACTTAAACAAATCATGTACATATCTAAGTAATCTTGAAACCTTAAAACAAGAATTCATATTCCAACACTTAATAACAACACTTAATAACAGAGACAGtgattatattaataaaataatgaGCCAATCCAAAATTAAACACATAGAATATAAAATAATAGAATGCACAAGAACCTATTGTCATGTATGCacataatataataataataaaacctAAATCATGATTTGACTTAACACATACACACTCCCTATTTCATAGATCTCATAAAACACCACTATAACATGACTTAAATAATTATACAACACTGTAGGAGTAGTACTTGCTCTCCATGATATTGTATAAAACAAAAGAGCGCTTAAAAAATTATAGTTTCAACCAACGTCCCAGTTTCTTTTTTTACTTTTCTTTCCACCTTGCTTTTCTCCTCTCTCGCCGCAAGCCTTGCTCTAGGGTTTTACTCTTTTTTTACTAGCTTAttgtgttatatatatatatagcacaAAACATCCTctaaatattaaaattagaatttTAATAATTAAGTGCACATCATTATCACTCCTTTACCTTTTCTAATTTAATCAATATATTTAATAACTTATTCTTATTCAAAATCTAATTCAAAACTtcttattattattgttattatgactattattttattattattattattattattattattattattttctattttcttaataatattaaataaataacgaGATAATTTGAGTAAATATATAGAAGAGTAACTAGTAAAATAATTTTAGCGTTTAATAATTTAGTTGTACATACATATTTCTGTAACatgtttaaaataaatttttttagaTAAACTATATTTAAAGATggaaaataaaatatgaataggTTGAATAATGAAACTTTATAATTTTATgactataaatatatatacaatttTGTCACTTTTATTAGAAAAtccaattaataattatatacaaaaaatttaaaaaacatTCTACAAAATAACTGATAAATAAGTTCTAGTCAGGAGTCTTTTCTTTATTCATGTAACATCTACTCTATTGATATTGGATTGAGTGAGATATAGTTAAAGGCCGAATTAAGTCTGCCGAAGATCAAGCCCCACAATCCGTATTCATATTTATCGTTATGGAATCAGGTACACTTCCGTATTACAATTATTATGTAATCTTGATAATATCGCATAAGATAATCCTAATTATATATTTAGATCTAATGAGTGCTATCCGAGTTAATCTTATATTGAATTATTAGGGTTGATCATAATTCACATTATTGTTATCGGAAAATTAAAATTCATGTAATATATGTTCCAACTTTTTTTCCGACAGAACCTTAAGTTCAGTACTTGGTTTTAGGAGTGTGTACATGCATTTTTTTAgcgtaggtaacccgcagccgctactaTTTGGGTGCGCACTGGTAAAatctacgggctcacgcaatagcctacaaatcacgtgaaccaaggtaaatcGTATTTAAGCGACATgttctgactcaggaggcataataaTAAATTTTTCGCTCGTGaaattcgaacctgtgaccaagataTCCTTCCTTTTACCCTTGCGGGCGAGTATGCACATTTATTTGTATAGATAGTTCACGACTTCACGGTAATTAAAACAAAACTACAATTAAAACAAAACTACCACATCTTGTTATCTTGTTCTGATGTATCGTTATAGCAAATGAAGTGCATAATTTAAGATATATGCAACCACCATATGTGATTGTGATTTAAGTGCACGTtagaaaatattaaaataagtaacttattaCTTAAACCGAATAAGGGATTTATAAGTAATAAGTTgataaatatttaaaagttatACAAATGTTTGCCTAACATGTCCTAAGTTTTTTTTTCTTGTGCTGGTAGCGTATAAACGATTTTTTTTGACAAACAAGAAGATTTTATTAATTGGCCTCAACCATAATAACAGTCTCAACACCAATTAGAAATAGAGCTCCTATCAAAAACCCGATCCGAAAATGAATATGACAATCTAGCTAACTTGTGAGCGGAAATAACACGGAAATTGTGTTTAATTCGACCAAACTACGCCGGCATTCCTCAATAACACGTCCAAACGGAGACACCTTAAGGACTTTGCTACGAATTGCCTGAACAACCACCAGGCTGTCCGACTCAATCACCACCTGCACCATTTTCTTTGTTTAATCCAGCTCAGTGCTTCCTTGATAGGAAAGGCTTCAACCAATTCTGCCGAAAACAAACCACCCAACTGAATTGTACAAGCcaaaattaattctcctttatcaTCCCTAGCTATCATACCTATCCCCGAAGCATGAAACTCAGTAAATGTAGCTCCGTCGACTGTGATCTTGATTATGTCCATCTGTGGTTTTGCCCAAAATACAGCACCATCTCCCTGAACTAGGTTAGGGTAAGAAATGCCGGTATAACCTCTGTGAGCTAATCTCCATTGTACAAGATACTGTTTTGCCGATGCTATGACCACATTAGTTTAAGTGTATTTGTTGTTTCACACCAAATCATTCCTCGCCTTCCATATCGCCCAACTAACCGAAGCAATCTCAACTCGTCTTTCATTGTTACAATATATGAGCACCTTTTCCCACCACTGGGTGAGATCCTCACTTACCGCACAGTTTACTTCCGGAAGAACTCGTTGCCAACATTGCTGAGCTCCGGACATAAAACCAGAACATGAATAATTGTCTCCTCGTATAGATTACATCTCGGGCATATGCAGTTGATAAGAACATTTCATTGAGCAAGCATATACCTCGTTGGTAGGCAATTAGATAAGGACCTCCACACAAAGTTTAATACTTTCGGAGGAGCTTTAAGTTTCCAAATCTTACCCCAGAAGCTTGAATTGTCCTGCTGTCTCCCACGATTTTTTTGAGCCTGCAAAAGCCTATAAGAATTTTTCACTGAATAATGACCTGATGCTTCTTTGCTCTAGTACGGAACATCTTGATCCCCTACTTGACCTATTCGGGAAGCTGCGAATACAGCTCTGGTCTCTTTCATTTAACAAGTCAGCTAAAATATCTTCATCCCATCCACTTTGATATGTAGTCATAATTGAAGCAACTTTTGTATTATCGAGACTCCTGGAATTCGATGTAATAAATGGGTTATGATCATCAAGTAGCCAAGGTTGACCCAAGATGTTTATAAAATCCCCAGAACCCACCTTCCATCTCATCCCAGACTTAATCAAGTCTTTAGCTTCCAATATACTCCTCCAAACAAAGCTAGGATTATTGCCAGCTTCAGCCTCCAGAAACGTACCTTTGGGAAAATATCGAGCCTTATAAAGCCTACTCACCAAACTGTTTGGATTTGATACGAATCTCCATCCTTGCTTACCCAACATGGCGATGTTGAAGTCTCTGAAATCCCGGAAACCCATGCCTCCTGTTGCTTTGTGACGAGACAAACGCTCCCAACTCATCCAATGGATACCTCGCTTTTCACTTGAACTTGAATTTCACCAAAATTTAGATATAGATCTTTCCAGGTCTCTCGTAATATCCagtggaaaaatgaatacactcATAGCATAGGTGGGTAAGGACTGAACCACCGATTTCACTAAGACTTCTTTCCCGAGATCAATTTCCCATCCCAACTTAAAATGCACTTTTTCACCTTATCTTTCAGAAACCCGAGTGTAGAAACTTTACTCCTGCCCATCATATTTGGGAATCCCAAATATATACAGTCTTTATCCGTTTCTACCATTTGAAGAATCTGACATATCTGCTGCTTACAGTCCTGCCTTATGTTTGAGCTGAAGAAAATTGAGGATTTCAGCAAGTTCACTTTTTGACCTGAAGCCACCTCAAAAGTACGCAGAATTGTTAGAATCCGTCGTGCCTCTGTCTCATTAGCTCTATAATATAGATAAGAATCATCAGCAAAAAAACATGTGAGAAATCTTTGGCGCCTGACGACAAACCTTAACACGTTGAATCAAATTCTGGTTTTCATTTCTCCGAATCAGAGCAGAGAGAACTTCAGCACATAGAATAAATAAATATGGAGATAACAGATCCCCTTGACGGATGCCTCGAGTAGGATAGATTGGACCAAGCTCTCTTTTAGCATGAATGATATGATATGACACTGAGTTAACACACTTCATTATCAGAAATACCCACCATTCATGAAAACCCATTTACAAAAGAATTGCTACGAGATAGTTCCACTCTACTCTGTCATAGGCCTTGCTCATATCTACTTTTATAGCCATATAATCTTCTCTACCTCTTCTCTTACGCTTTAAATAATGCATAACTTCATAGGAGACCATTACATTGTCTGAAATAAGCCTCCCAGGTATAAAAGCACTTTGATTTTCTGACACAACCAACTCCAAAAGACACTTCATTCTATTTGCAATTACTTTTGTAATAATCTTTATAAGAACATTGCAAAAAGATATTTGTCTTAGATCGCTCATCAAAGATGGGGATTTTTTCTTCGGAATTAACACAATATTAGTATCATTTAGACCATTACCCAAAACACCCTCAGTAAAGAATTGGTGTACCATTGTTACAATGTCTCTTCCCACAATACTCCAATGCTTCTGAAAGAACGTTGGGGTCATACCATCTGGCCCCGGTGATTTGTCAGGCTGCATTTGGAACAGAGCCTCCTTGACTTCCTCCTCCGTGATTTGCTTCAGTAGAGTTTCGTTCTGAGCTTGAGTTATGGTTGAAGGAATGCAGTGCACTACTTCCTGCCACTCAGATTCTGTTGTGCTGAATAATCTTGAGAAAAACCCTTAATAAGCTCAGATATGCCGTTATCCTAATCTACCCATTGTCCTTCCCCATTCTGCAATCTATGTATTTGATTATTTCATTTTCGAGTACTAGCAAATGCATGAAAATATCGGCTATTCTAATCGCCGGCTTGAAGCCACAGTTGTTTTGCACGTTGACGCCAGAACACCTCCCACTGATTAAGAATTAAAGCCATTTTCTTACTTGCCTCATTATACCTCTTTAAACCCTCTGTATCCCTTTTGCCTCTATATCGCCTCAAATCTTCCTTTAAAGTCCTAATTCTACCACTGAAATTACTAGTCACTTCTTTTCCCCAAAGAGCCAATTTATCGCCACATAGCTGCACTTTTTGTTGGATGCTTAGTCCACTGTCACCTTCCCAATTATCCTTAACCAACTGAGCGCACATAGGGTCCAATAACCATGCGTTCTCGAAATAAAATTTGTAAGGAATATTCCATTTACATTCTTGTTGTGGAACGAAGAATATAGGACTATGATTCGAAGCTGCTCCCTCCAAATTATACAATTTTGCCACTGGGAAACATTGCATCCACAAACTCGATGTGAGAGCTCTATCTAGCCGGACCTCCATCCAATTTTCTGTACCAGCTCCCCATTCCCAAGTAAATTGATGCCCGGTAATGTTCCCATCAATAAGTCCTGCATCTTGAAGAGCCTCATTAAATCCAT is a window from the Apium graveolens cultivar Ventura unplaced genomic scaffold, ASM990537v1 ctg7062, whole genome shotgun sequence genome containing:
- the LOC141703747 gene encoding uncharacterized protein LOC141703747 — its product is MGFRDFRDFNIAMLGKQGWRFVSNPNSLVSRLYKARYFPKGTFLEAEAGNNPSFVWRSILEAKDLIKSGMRWKVGSGDFINILGQPWLLDDHNPFITSNSRSLDNTKVASIMTTYQSGWDEDILADLLNERDQSCFCRLKKIVGDSRTIQASGQCWQRVLPEVNCAVSEDLTQWWEKVLIYCNNERRVEIASYLVQWRLAHRGYTGISYPNLVQGDGAVFWAKPQMDIIKITVDGATFTEFHASGIGMIARDDKGELILACTIQLGGLFSAELVVIESDSLVVVQAIRSKVLKVSPFGRVIEECRRSLMPPRRDHFHIDPAQLIEMIGQEVAQAVQQALANQENQNGEGNKNGQGNQNGEGNQKGQHHDESITDYMARFIRLAGFAGTVAGTTAQQADKFK
- the LOC141703748 gene encoding uncharacterized protein LOC141703748 translates to MHQWRLTGIYGEPNRANRTKTWDLLRHLARDSNLPWCVVGDLNNVMYVNDKVGGLPYPRWLIDGFNEALQDAGLIDGNITGHQFTWEWGAGTENWMEVRLDRALTSSLWMQCFPVAKLYNLEGAASNHSPIFFVPQQECKWNIPYKFYFENAWLLDPMCAQLVKDNWEGDSGLSIQQKVQLCGDKLALWGKEVTSNFSGRIRTLKEDLRRYRGKRDTEGLKRYNEASKKMALILNQWEVFWRQRAKQLWLQAGD